In Bradyrhizobium lablabi, one DNA window encodes the following:
- a CDS encoding ABC transporter substrate-binding protein, with translation MKLPNFRLLAIAVFLALGAAASDPAAAQDKVSVGVFPVSSSLPYFVALERGFFKEQNIEPEMTKLMGGPPNVAAMMTNQIEVSAVLVTLEGLNADVKKPGVAMYISMNSQTKVWKMEQFVVRNGLKAETIADLKGAKLMSAPGPANLNTAKAILAKNGLKDGDYTIDQLDMGQHVNAMTAGTFDGGYTLEPNASMMIKAGVARSLETGVISKYILGDEKADAYAAGCAMTTDFIQKRPEVAKRFAAAWAKAIDFINKNPDEARKYLAKNTFTPDNVVDMVSMLGYVMAGDMSPKQIGDLQKLADFGNSIGVVPEKLDVTKVLQKF, from the coding sequence ATGAAATTGCCGAATTTCAGGTTATTGGCGATCGCCGTCTTCTTGGCCTTGGGCGCAGCCGCGTCCGATCCGGCTGCCGCGCAGGACAAGGTGTCGGTCGGCGTATTCCCCGTCAGTTCCTCACTGCCCTATTTCGTCGCGCTGGAACGAGGGTTCTTCAAGGAACAGAACATCGAACCCGAGATGACAAAATTGATGGGCGGTCCGCCCAACGTCGCGGCAATGATGACCAACCAGATCGAGGTGTCGGCCGTGCTGGTGACGCTCGAAGGGCTGAACGCCGATGTGAAGAAGCCAGGCGTCGCGATGTACATCAGCATGAACAGCCAGACCAAGGTCTGGAAGATGGAGCAATTCGTGGTCCGCAACGGTCTTAAGGCGGAGACGATCGCCGACCTCAAGGGCGCAAAGCTGATGTCGGCGCCGGGGCCGGCCAATCTCAACACCGCCAAGGCCATTCTCGCCAAGAACGGATTGAAGGATGGCGACTACACCATCGACCAGCTCGACATGGGCCAGCACGTCAACGCCATGACGGCCGGAACCTTCGACGGCGGCTACACGCTCGAGCCCAACGCCTCGATGATGATCAAGGCCGGCGTCGCGCGCTCGCTCGAGACCGGCGTCATCTCCAAATATATCCTGGGCGACGAGAAGGCCGACGCCTATGCCGCCGGTTGCGCCATGACCACCGACTTCATCCAGAAGCGGCCCGAGGTGGCAAAACGCTTTGCCGCGGCGTGGGCCAAGGCAATCGATTTCATCAACAAGAACCCGGATGAGGCGCGCAAATATCTCGCCAAGAACACGTTCACCCCCGACAACGTCGTCGATATGGTTTCGATGCTGGGATACGTGATGGCCGGCGATATGAGCCCCAAGCAAATCGGCGACCTGCAAAAACTTGCCGATTTTGGAAATTCGATCGGCGTCGTCCCTGAAAAGCTCGACGTCACCAAGGTCCTGCAGAAATTCTAA
- a CDS encoding ABC transporter ATP-binding protein, with product MAGAQLAAKVDQVGKVHDPSARTAPHVTIRGLTKRFSDATIYDNFDFDIPRGKLMSVFGPNGCGKSTLINMIAGLFPLDAGEILFDGQPLSSIKFGYVFQNYREAMFPWLRAFDNIAYPLKVMGVPKAERTVRVEKIVSNLNVKIDLSLYPYQMSGGQQQLVSIMRALIVEPEILFLDEPFSALDYEMTLFMREQLQRIFVETATTTVLVSHDLEEAVYLSDRILLLSRHPARAVEFVHYDAPRPRTPKTMSEADFITIKAHCLEVFQREVRKG from the coding sequence GTGGCCGGAGCACAGCTAGCTGCAAAGGTCGACCAGGTGGGCAAGGTTCACGATCCGTCGGCGCGCACCGCACCCCACGTCACCATTCGCGGCCTGACAAAGCGGTTTTCCGACGCCACCATCTACGACAATTTCGACTTCGACATTCCGCGCGGCAAGTTGATGTCGGTGTTCGGCCCCAATGGCTGCGGCAAGAGCACGCTGATCAACATGATCGCGGGGCTGTTTCCGCTCGATGCCGGCGAGATCCTGTTCGACGGCCAGCCGCTCTCCAGCATCAAATTCGGCTATGTGTTCCAGAACTATCGCGAAGCGATGTTTCCCTGGCTGCGCGCCTTCGACAATATCGCTTATCCCTTGAAGGTGATGGGCGTGCCGAAGGCCGAGCGCACCGTCCGCGTCGAAAAGATCGTCTCCAACCTCAACGTCAAGATCGATCTCAGCCTTTATCCTTATCAGATGTCCGGCGGCCAGCAGCAACTGGTCTCGATCATGCGGGCGCTGATCGTGGAGCCGGAAATCCTGTTCCTCGACGAACCGTTTTCGGCGCTGGATTATGAAATGACGCTGTTCATGCGCGAGCAGCTGCAGCGGATTTTCGTCGAGACCGCAACGACCACGGTGCTGGTGTCGCACGATCTGGAAGAGGCGGTTTATCTGTCGGATCGCATCCTGCTGTTGTCGCGCCATCCGGCGCGCGCGGTCGAATTCGTGCATTACGATGCGCCGCGTCCGCGCACCCCGAAAACGATGTCGGAGGCCGATTTTATCACTATCAAGGCGCATTGCCTCGAGGTGTTTCAGCGCGAAGTTCGGAAAGGCTGA
- a CDS encoding ABC transporter permease, which produces MKRFQILLPFVGVAVLLVVWSVTVWARVVDPVLLPSPASTFRAMWIGMTSGKLGADFFKTVERTIYSTAIAAVIAIPLGILLGSSEKLYRSVEFLIDFFRSTPASAMFPLFLVLFGVGDRTKISVAAFGAALVILFNVAYGVMNARKTRILAAKVMGASRLRVLWDVMLLESLPQTFVGLRNGVSLALVIVVVAEMFIGSTDGLGQRVFEAQQLFDMPDMYAAIFAAGALGYGLNLLFLTIERRFVHWAGR; this is translated from the coding sequence ATGAAACGCTTTCAGATCTTGCTTCCTTTCGTCGGCGTCGCGGTGCTGCTGGTGGTCTGGTCGGTGACGGTGTGGGCGCGGGTGGTCGATCCGGTGCTGCTGCCGTCGCCGGCGTCAACCTTCCGCGCGATGTGGATCGGGATGACCAGCGGCAAGCTCGGCGCGGATTTTTTCAAAACCGTAGAGCGCACGATCTATTCCACCGCGATCGCGGCGGTGATTGCAATTCCGCTCGGCATCCTCCTGGGCTCGTCGGAAAAGCTCTATCGCTCGGTCGAATTCCTGATCGACTTTTTCCGCTCGACCCCGGCGTCAGCGATGTTTCCTCTGTTCCTGGTGCTGTTCGGCGTCGGCGACCGCACCAAGATCTCGGTCGCGGCCTTTGGTGCAGCGCTCGTGATCCTGTTCAACGTCGCCTATGGCGTGATGAATGCGCGCAAGACGCGCATTCTGGCTGCAAAGGTGATGGGCGCTTCGCGCCTGCGGGTGCTCTGGGACGTGATGCTGCTGGAATCGCTGCCGCAGACCTTTGTGGGATTGCGCAACGGCGTGTCGCTGGCGCTGGTGATTGTCGTGGTCGCCGAGATGTTCATCGGTTCGACCGATGGGCTTGGCCAGCGCGTATTCGAGGCGCAGCAATTGTTTGACATGCCCGACATGTATGCTGCGATTTTCGCCGCCGGCGCGCTGGGCTACGGCCTCAACCTCCTGTTCCTCACGATCGAACGCCGCTTCGTGCACTGGGCGGGCAGATAA